A single Callithrix jacchus isolate 240 chromosome 4, calJac240_pri, whole genome shotgun sequence DNA region contains:
- the LOC100895287 gene encoding uncharacterized protein LOC100895287: GTTEDSVTADPGTTEDHITADPGTTENSVTADPGTTEDSVTADPGTTEDHITADPGTTEDSVTADPGTTEDSVTADPGTTEEHITADPGTTEDSVTADPGTTEDSVTADPGTTEDSVTADPGTTEDHITADPGTTEDSVIADPGTTEDSVTADPGTTEEHITADPGTTEDSVTADPGTTKNSISADSGTTENYVTAGSWTTEDETTKHGDTHLL; this comes from the coding sequence GGGACCACTGAGGACTCTGTCACTGCAGACCCGGGGACCACTGAGGACCACATCACTGCAGACCCGGGGACCACTGAGAACTCTGTCACTGCAGACCCGGGGACCACTGAGGACTCCGTCACTGCAGACCCAGGGACCACTGAGGACCACATCACTGCAGACCCGGGGACCACTGAGGACTCTGTCACTGCAGACCCAGGGACCACTGAGGACTCTGTCACTGCAGACCCAGGGACCACTGAGGAACACATCACTGCAGACCCGGGGACCACTGAGGACTCTGTCACTGCAGACCCAGGGACCACTGAGGACTCTGTCACTGCAGACCCAGGGACCACTGAGGACTCCGTCACTGCAGACCCAGGGACCACTGAGGACCACATCACTGCAGACCCGGGGACCACTGAGGACTCTGTCATTGCAGACCCGGGGACCACTGAGGACTCTGTCACTGCAGACCCAGGGACCACTGAGGAACACATCACTGCAGACCCAGGGACCACTGAGGACTCTGTCACTGCAGACCCGGGGACCACCAAGAATTCCATCAGTGCAGACTCAGGGACCACTGAGAACTACGTCACTGCAGGCTCTTGGACCACAGAAGATGAAACCACTAAACACGGTGACACTCACCTTCTGTGA